In Methanobacterium paludis, the following proteins share a genomic window:
- the phoU gene encoding phosphate signaling complex protein PhoU: MQKKRYPRVLFRKRLNDLREEVGKMGETTIEAYKNAILVFSSYDEDLVKKVTKAHEKIDKMNYHLEHDAMGVIAAEQPVARDLRFIEACVKVGGHLKRMGNLSFNIAEVARHIKDEEIPQKPMNDLKDMADIVEKMVSKSLTTFLEQDMDLARELHHDDDMVDDLFDKALQDITKSMFQEKDAISYMVYILFVARFLERIADRAENIGDRTIFMLTCEKP, encoded by the coding sequence ATGCAGAAAAAAAGATATCCAAGGGTACTATTCCGTAAAAGACTGAATGATTTGAGGGAAGAAGTGGGAAAAATGGGTGAAACAACCATTGAGGCGTATAAAAATGCCATACTTGTTTTTTCCAGTTATGATGAGGATCTGGTGAAAAAGGTTACCAAGGCGCATGAAAAAATAGATAAAATGAATTATCACCTTGAACATGATGCAATGGGAGTAATAGCTGCCGAACAACCTGTTGCAAGAGATTTAAGGTTCATTGAGGCTTGTGTTAAAGTAGGAGGTCATCTTAAAAGGATGGGAAATCTCTCATTTAACATTGCAGAGGTTGCAAGACACATAAAAGACGAGGAAATCCCACAAAAACCAATGAATGACCTTAAGGATATGGCTGATATAGTGGAGAAAATGGTGAGTAAAAGTTTAACCACATTTTTGGAACAAGACATGGACCTTGCCAGGGAACTTCACCATGACGATGACATGGTGGATGATTTATTTGATAAAGCCCTTCAGGATATAACCAAAAGCATGTTCCAAGAGAAGGATGCTATATCCTACATGGTGTATATATTGTTTGTTGCAAGGTTCCTTGAGAGGATCGCAGATCGTGCAGAAAACATAGGCGACAGAACCATATTCATGTTGACATGCGAAAAACCCTAA
- a CDS encoding DUF2226 domain-containing protein: MWLPSNEPNLVIQGNLKKSQLPSLGYLRVLTKGNEFLIFLKEMLVVGAWSFNIESFKECYENKALKLIEIEHESRIEIYEIDSNLFETIIELNEESKLSLPVEIDVILNRFKLNEVVDREDSINRKDLLSKYRINEPSEIDVENLLEDYRSKIGGG, from the coding sequence ATGTGGCTTCCATCCAATGAACCAAACCTTGTAATTCAGGGAAATTTAAAAAAATCACAGTTGCCTTCACTGGGATATTTGAGAGTCCTTACTAAAGGTAATGAATTTTTAATATTTCTGAAGGAGATGCTGGTTGTTGGGGCATGGAGTTTTAATATTGAGTCTTTTAAAGAATGTTACGAGAATAAAGCATTGAAATTGATAGAAATTGAGCATGAATCGAGAATTGAAATTTATGAAATTGATTCAAATCTCTTTGAAACAATTATTGAACTTAACGAGGAGTCTAAATTATCTTTACCAGTGGAAATTGACGTGATATTAAATAGGTTTAAGTTAAATGAGGTCGTTGATAGGGAAGATTCCATTAATAGAAAAGACTTGTTGTCGAAGTATAGGATAAATGAACCATCTGAAATTGATGTTGAAAATTTATTAGAAGATTATAGATCCAAAATAGGTGGAGGATAG